One genomic window of Oryctolagus cuniculus chromosome 11, mOryCun1.1, whole genome shotgun sequence includes the following:
- the PDXP gene encoding chronophin — MARCERLRGAALRDVLGQAQGVLFDCDGVLWNGECAVPGAPELVERLARAGKAALFVSNNSRRARPELAQRFARLGFGGLRAEQLFSSALCAARLLRQRLPGPPGASGAVFVLGGEGLRAELRAAGLRLAGDPGDDLGAGDQAAARVRAVLVGYDEHFSFAKLSQACAHLRDPDCLLVATDRDPWHPLSDGSRTPGAGSLAAAVETASGRQAVVVGKPSPYMFECITEHFRVDPARTLMVGDRLETDILFGHRCGMTTVLTLTGVSRLEEAQAYLAAGQHDLVPHYYVESIADLMEGLED; from the exons ATGGCGCGCTGCGAGCGGCTGCGCGGCGCGGCCCTGCGCGACGTGCTGGGCCAGGCGCAGGGGGTCCTGTTCGACTGCGACGGGGTGCTGTGGAACGGCGAGTGCGCCGTGCCGGGCGCCCCCGAGCTGGTGGAGCGGCTGGCGCGGGCCGGCAAGGCCGCCCTGTTCGTGAGCAACAACAGCCGGCGCGCGCGGCCCGAGCTGGCCCAGCGCTTCGCGCGCCTCGGCTTCGGGGGGCTGCGGGCCGAGCAGCTCTTCAGCTCCGCGCTGTGCGCCGCGCGCCTGCTGCGCCAGCGCCTGCCCGGGCCGCCGGGAGCCTCGGGCGCCGTGTTCGTGCTGGGCGGCGAGGGGCTGCGCGCCGAGCTGCGCGCCGCGGGGCTGCGCCTGGCCGGGGACCCTGGCGACGACCTGGGCGCGGGCGACCAGGCGGCCGCGCGTGTGCGCGCCGTGCTGGTGGGCTACGACGAGCACTTTTCCTTCGCCAAGCTGAGCCAGGCGTGCGCGCACCTGCGCGACCCCGACTGCCTGCTCGTGGCCACGGATCGCGACCCTTGGCACCCGCTGAGCGACGGCAGCCGGACCCCCG GTGCCGGGAGCCTGGCCGCCGCCGTGGAGACGGCCTCGGGCCGCCAGGCCGTGGTGGTGGGCAAGCCGAGCCCCTACATGTTCGAGTGCATCACAGAGCACTTCCGCGTGGACCCCGCCCGCACGCTCATGGTGGGCGACCGCCTGGAGACCGACATCCTCTTCGGCCACCGCTGCGGCATGACCACCGTGCTCACGCTCACGGGCGTCTCGCGCCTGGAGGAGGCCCAGGCCTACCTGGCGGCCGGCCAGCACGACCTCGTGCCCCACTACTACGTGGAGAGCATTGCGGACTTGATGGAGGGGTTGGAGGACTGA